The genomic stretch TGCAAAGAGGGATGACTCCTGTTCTGGTTGGCTCTGCATATAAGAATAAAGCTGTACAACCTTTACTCGATTCAGTAATCCTCTATCTCCCTAACCCGGATGATGTCCCAAATGAAGCACTCGACAGAGATAACAATGAAACTCCCGTAGCTCTTACTTCGGATAACTCGGCACCTACCGTAGCTCTTGCATTCAAGCTTGAAGACGGAGCTTATGGACAGTTGACATATATTCGAGTTTATCAGGGAATCGTAAGACGTGGAGACACTCTAATAAATTCAAGAACTGGCAAAAAGGTTAAAATCGGTCGTCTTGTTAGAATGCACTCTAATCAGATGGAAGATATTGAGATCATACCGGCTGGTTATATCGGCGCAATATTTGGTATCGATTGTGCGTCAGGCGATACTTTTGCTTCTCCTGAAGTTAATCTGACAATGACCTCCATGTTTGTTCCTGATCCTGTTATTTCTCTTGCTCTCAAGCCAAAAGACAATAAGTCCCAGATTAACATGTCAAAGGCGCTCAATAGATTCACAAAAGAAGACCCTACTTTCCATGCATATGTTGATGATGAAACCACAGAGACTATCATTCAGGGAATGGGCGAGCTTCATCTTGAAATCTATGTCGAGAGAATGAAGAGAGAATACAAGGTCGAGGTTGAAACTGGCAAGCCAAAGGTTTCATACAGAGAAACCATAACCAGAATGGCCCAGTTCGACTATACCCATAAAAAACAGACCGGTGGTGCTGGTCAGTACGGAAAAATTGCAGGATTCATAGAGCCATGTGAAGAGGCTGATTTTGAGTTTGTAAATAAAATTACTGGCGGAGCAATTCCTACCCAGTACATTCCCGCTTGCGAAAAGGGCTTCAGATCCTGCCTCGCAAAGGGCCCTCTTACAGACTTTCCTGTAACCGGAGTCAGAGTTACCATTAATGATGGTGCTTTTCACGCAGTTGACTCATCTGACAACGCATTCCAGGCTGCAGGACGCGGAGCTTTCCAGGAAGGATATGCCAAGGCAGCCCCTGCCATACTTGAGCCAATCATGAAGGTGGTTGTCGAGACTCCAACTGAATTCCAGGGTTCTGTTATGGGAACACTCAATCAGAGACGCGGTATGATTGTCGGTGCTGTAGAAGAAGGTCCAATGACAAGCGTAGAAGCTCTCATGCCCTTATCTGAAATGTTCGGATATTCAACCGTATTGAGATCGTCTACCCAGGGCAAGGCTCAGTTTACCATGGAGTTCAGCTCATACAAGCAAGCTCCTCAGAGTGTTGCTGAAGTAATCATGAAAGAAGTTGAGGCAGCAAGAAAGAAGAAGGCTTCCTGATTTCTGAATATATAGCTTAGCAGTTTTTAAAGCCGCGGCCCGCAAATAAATATTATTTGCTGACCGTGGCTTTTTTTTCAGTTCTTTTTATGAATCTGGCAAGAGCTTCAAAAACTATTTCAGACCCCTCTCCATTGATTATTCCGTGTCTGTTGAAATTATACATTGAAAATTCCTTGTCTTCTGAACCAATAAGTTCATATGCATTCAGCGACCCCTTGGAATTCACAACCGGATCCCTGTGTCCTTGAATTATAAACGTAGGTATCAGTACATCCGGCAGGATGTCCTTGACCTCATCCATGAGTTTTTCCAGCTCCAGAATCCCAAGTGCCGGGTTTCTAAGATAGTTTATGTGAGGGTTTTCCGGGTTGTTCTGAAAATAGTTTTTTTTCCGTCCTTCAAAACCGGCACTTCCCATTATCCTGTTCCATGCACCCAGGGCAGGCATAAATTTTGCCATAAAATCCTGGAGTCTTAGAGGAGGTGATATTGCAAATACACCGGTTACATCGGGTATTTTGGCAGCAAGATAAAGTGCCAATCCTGCTCCCGTAGAGAATCCACCGACAATTACATTTGAACAGAAATTCTTCAGAATTGCATATCCTTCCTCAACGCTCTCAATCCAATCAAGATACTTTCTGGTCGAAAGATCCAAAGGAGACGTTCCATGTCCTTTGAGGCGCGGAGCGTAAACCCAGTATCCTTCTTTATTCAGGTACTCGGAAAGAGCCCGTACCTCCAGAGGAGCTGCCATGTACCCATGTATAATGAGAATGCCTGTATCTCGCTTATCTCCTTCCAAGAGAAACGGTCTGCCTACGTCCTTGTTTTTTGATTCGCCTGAAATATAAAATTTCTCATAATCAAGATCAAAGGACTCAATCCCTTTTGATAGAAGATGGAACGCAATCCTTCTTTTGATATTAAACTTTGTATCAAGTGCAAGTCTATATAGATGTGGCCTGATTGAATCGATAGGTTCAACTTCGTTGGCCATGACAGACACCGGATTTTCGAATCTGATTTGATGAAAAGCAGGCTTGCTCAAGAATGCGGAATTATCCTTTTTAATTATACCGTTATCAATTTTTATAATTCCTTTTTCCTGGGCTAATTTTATGAAATCACTGAATTTGCCATAACGGTCATCGGTCAGAAGATGTATCTGGTTTTCCTGGAGACTGCTATGTATATGCAGGTTCTCCTTATCTATATCAAGTGTTGCGGCTAAATAAACACGATTTTTCAGATCCACAGCTTCAATTGACTCTGCAGGTATCATTTTAAGTAACGATGAAAAAAGATGATCGTGGTTGAGGGTGGTCATATTATAAATATCTGACATGTATCTTGTCATTATATCTTCAGCGGCTTTTTTCAGGACTTCTAGGGACGGTATGATATCGTCAAATTCAAAAGAGGTATTTGAATTAATGTCTTTCTGGATATGAGGATGGTTCATGAATATAGCAATATTAATCGGATCCCCGAATCTGATGTCGATATCCACACCTGAAAGAAGCATTGTACCTTCAGTCATTATTTCTTCCCTGACTCTTTCTGTGATTCCATCCATCAATTTTTCAGAAATCAGATTAAAGGCATTTTCCTTTGCTCTGATCGGATAGTAGGTGATATTGACAGGGATAATATTGACGCTTTTGTCTGATATCCTATCAAATGAATCTATGTTGAATTTTTTGATAATGCTGAGGGCCTCATTATTATTTAAAGACGATAGCTTTTTGATTCTCTGTCTGTAAAACTCGGTTCTCAGTGCAAGGTTTGCCGCACCTGTGTGCGGCTTTCCAAGTCCGGGACCATGCTCTGATGAGACCACATATTCGCCCTCATGAAAGACCTTTTTGTCCTTAACCATCTTTCCTTCCGGAAATATTATCCAGTCTGCTTCATCTATTAGTAAGCTTTTGATGATGAGCAAATCTCTGTCAGGACTCTTGGTCGATACCGCGCCGGCCTGCCTGAGAAAACCTTCAAGCGGCCCAGTAAAAAGGGAGCTGTCGGCAAGAGCCCAAACGGGCTTTGAAGTTATTTTATTCAGATGAAATGGAAGAAAGAGGGTCTCTATTCTTGTAAAATGGTTGATTACAAAAATATTGGGACCTGAAGGAATTTTATCGCTGTCAGAAATAATGATCTTTGCCTTTGAAAAATCATACATTTTTTTTAAAGCATATGTTGAAGTTAGAAAAGCAAATCTGTTCATTTTTAAACCTGACAGCTATTTAGTAATTATAATATTGGGTTAAGCTTTCAACCAAGCATAAACTATTTATCAATCATTCCTAACAGGTCAAGGATGAAGCCTCCTATATCCTTGTATCCTTTGCTGTTTTCCATGCTTGATATTTCATCCCAGTTTGCAGATATATCTTCAGGGGAAATATTGCCTTTATTGCTGTCGATCAAACAGCCCTTTCCCGAGGTTATCATAACTTTGTTAAAATACCCGAATCCGGCATTATAAATTCCTCCTGATTCTTTCATTTCATCAGAACAAAGGAATAATACAATCGGAGCAACATATTCAGGGAGCATTTTATCCAGAATTTCGGGGGGGAGAAGATTTTCCGTCATCTGTGATTTTGCAA from Desulforegula conservatrix Mb1Pa encodes the following:
- the fusA gene encoding elongation factor G, with the protein product MKNDIKNVRNIGISAHIDSGKTTLTERILFFTNRIHAIHDVKGKDGVGATMDSMDLERERGITIASAATFCEWDDREINIIDTPGHVDFTIEVERSLRVLDGAILVLCSVGGVQSQSITVDNQMKRYGVPCIAFINKCDRSGANPDRVIDQLREKLGHNAVALQIPIGLENTFEGVVDLIEMKAYYFDGPNGEIVRVEAIPENLLDLAKSKRDEMIDSASLFSDELTEAILDEAEITSEMIRTAVRKGTLQRGMTPVLVGSAYKNKAVQPLLDSVILYLPNPDDVPNEALDRDNNETPVALTSDNSAPTVALAFKLEDGAYGQLTYIRVYQGIVRRGDTLINSRTGKKVKIGRLVRMHSNQMEDIEIIPAGYIGAIFGIDCASGDTFASPEVNLTMTSMFVPDPVISLALKPKDNKSQINMSKALNRFTKEDPTFHAYVDDETTETIIQGMGELHLEIYVERMKREYKVEVETGKPKVSYRETITRMAQFDYTHKKQTGGAGQYGKIAGFIEPCEEADFEFVNKITGGAIPTQYIPACEKGFRSCLAKGPLTDFPVTGVRVTINDGAFHAVDSSDNAFQAAGRGAFQEGYAKAAPAILEPIMKVVVETPTEFQGSVMGTLNQRRGMIVGAVEEGPMTSVEALMPLSEMFGYSTVLRSSTQGKAQFTMEFSSYKQAPQSVAEVIMKEVEAARKKKAS
- a CDS encoding alpha/beta fold hydrolase; this encodes MNRFAFLTSTYALKKMYDFSKAKIIISDSDKIPSGPNIFVINHFTRIETLFLPFHLNKITSKPVWALADSSLFTGPLEGFLRQAGAVSTKSPDRDLLIIKSLLIDEADWIIFPEGKMVKDKKVFHEGEYVVSSEHGPGLGKPHTGAANLALRTEFYRQRIKKLSSLNNNEALSIIKKFNIDSFDRISDKSVNIIPVNITYYPIRAKENAFNLISEKLMDGITERVREEIMTEGTMLLSGVDIDIRFGDPINIAIFMNHPHIQKDINSNTSFEFDDIIPSLEVLKKAAEDIMTRYMSDIYNMTTLNHDHLFSSLLKMIPAESIEAVDLKNRVYLAATLDIDKENLHIHSSLQENQIHLLTDDRYGKFSDFIKLAQEKGIIKIDNGIIKKDNSAFLSKPAFHQIRFENPVSVMANEVEPIDSIRPHLYRLALDTKFNIKRRIAFHLLSKGIESFDLDYEKFYISGESKNKDVGRPFLLEGDKRDTGILIIHGYMAAPLEVRALSEYLNKEGYWVYAPRLKGHGTSPLDLSTRKYLDWIESVEEGYAILKNFCSNVIVGGFSTGAGLALYLAAKIPDVTGVFAISPPLRLQDFMAKFMPALGAWNRIMGSAGFEGRKKNYFQNNPENPHINYLRNPALGILELEKLMDEVKDILPDVLIPTFIIQGHRDPVVNSKGSLNAYELIGSEDKEFSMYNFNRHGIINGEGSEIVFEALARFIKRTEKKATVSK